A DNA window from Pongo abelii isolate AG06213 chromosome 2, NHGRI_mPonAbe1-v2.0_pri, whole genome shotgun sequence contains the following coding sequences:
- the RBSN gene encoding rabenosyn-5 isoform X1 — translation MASLDDPGEVREGFLCPLCLKDLQSFYQLHSHYEEEHSGEDRDVKGQIKSLVQKAKKAKDRLLKREGDDRAESGTQGYESFSYGGVDPYMWEPQELGAVRSHLSDFKKHRAARIDHYVVEVNKLIIRLEKLTAFDRTNTESAKIRAIEKSVVPWVNDQDVPFCPDCGNKFSIRNRRHHCRLCGSIMCKKCMELISLPLANKLTSASKESLSTHTSPSQSPNSVHGSRRGSISSMSSVSSVLDEKDDDRIRCCTHCKDTLLKREQQIDEKEHTPDIVKLYEKLRLCMEKVDQKAPEYIRMAASLNAGETTYSLEHASDLRVEVQKVYELIDALSKKILTLGLNQDPPPHPSNLRLQRMIRYSATLFVQEKLLGLMSLPTKEQFEELKKKRKEEMERKRAVERQAALESQRRLEERQSGLASRAANGEVASLRRGPAPLRKAEGWLPLSGGQGQSEDSDPLLQQIHNITSFIRQAKAAGRTDEVRTLQENLRQLQDEYDQQQTEKAIELSRRQAEEEDLQREQLQMLRERELEREREQFRVASLHTRTRSLDFREIGPFQLEPSREPRTHLAYALDLGSSPVPSSTAPKTPSPSSTQPIRVWSGPPAVGQELLTQSSMPQQHEGPSLNPFDEEDFSSPMEEGTTSPPAAGVSLDPSAHILKEYNPFEEEDEEEEAVAGNPFIQPDNPAPNSFNEEDEHPQQRPSSPLVPGNPFEEPTCTNPFEMDSDSGPEAEEPIEEELLLQQIDNIKAYIFDAKQCGRLDEVEVLTENLWELKHTLAKQKGGTD, via the exons ATGGCTTCTCTGGACGACCCAGGGGAAGTGAGGGAGGGCTTCCTCTGCCCTCTGTGCCTGAAGGATCTGCAGTCTTTCTATCAGCTTCACTCACATTACGAGGAAGAACACTCGGGGGAAGACCGTGATGTCAAAGGGCAAATTAAAA GTCTTGTCCAGAAGGCTAAGAAAGCAAAGGACAGATTGTTGAAACGAGAAGGGGATGATCGAGCAGAGTCAGGGACCCAAGGATATGAGTCTTTCAGCTATGGAGGGGTTGATCCTTACATGTGGGAACCCCAGGAGCTTG GTGCTGTGAGAAGCCATCTTTCCGACTTCAAAAAACACCGAGCTGCTAGAATTGACCACTATGTTGTGGAAGTCAATAAACTAATAATCAGGTTAGAGAAG CTCACTGCATTTGACAGAACAAATACTGAGTCTGCAAAGATTCGAG CAATAGAAAAGTCTGTGGTGCCTTGGGTCAATGACCAGGATGTCCCTTTCTGTCCAGACTGTGGGAATAAGTTCAGCATCCGGAACCGCCGCCACCACTGCCGCCTCTGCGGGTCTATTATGTGCAAGAAGTGTATGGAGCTCATCAGCCTTCCCTTGGCAA ACAAGCTCACCAGTGCCAGCAAGGAGTCCCTGAGCACCCACACCAGCCCCAGCCAGTCACCCAACAGTGTCCATGGCTCCCGCCGAGGCAGCATCAGCAGCATGAGCAGTGTTAGCTCAGTCCTGGATGAGAAGGACGATGACCGGATCCGCTGCTGTACACACTGCAAGGACACACTGCTCAAGAGAGAGCAGCAGATTGATGAGAAGGAGCACACACCCGACATCGTGAAGCTCTACGAG aAATTACGACTTTGCATGGAGAAAGTTGACCAGAAAGCTCCAGAATACATCAGGATGGCAGCATCATTAAA TGCTGGGGAGACAACCTACAGTCTGGAACATGCCAGTGACCTTCGAGTGGAAGTGCAGAAAGTGTATGAGCTGATAGATGCTTTAAG TAAGAAGATCTTAACCTTGGGCTTGAACCAggacccgccaccacatccaagcaatttgaggctgcagagaatgATCAGATACTCAGCTACACTTTTTGTGCAG GAAAAGTTGCTTGGTTTGATGTCACTGCCAACCAAAGAACAGTTTGaggaactgaaaaagaaaaggaaggaggaaatggaGAGGAAGAGGGCCGTGGAGAGACAA GCTGCCCTGGAGTCCCAGCGAAGGCTTGAGGAAAGGCAGAGTGGCCTGGCTTCTCGAGCGGCCAACGGGGAGGTGGCATCTCTCCGCAGGGGCCCTGCCCCCTTGAGAAAGGCTGAGGGCTGGCTCCCGCTGTCAGGAGGTCAGGGGCAGAGTGAGGACTCAGACCCGCTCCTCCAGCAGATCCACAACATCACATCATTCATCAGGCAGGCCAAGGCCGCAGGCCGCACGGATGAAGTACGCACCCTGCAGGAGAACCTGCGGCAGCTGCAGGACGAGTATGACCAGCAGCAGACAGAGAAGGCCATCGAGCTGTCCCGGaggcaggctgaggaggaggaccTGCAGCGGGAACAGCTGCAGATGTTGCGTGAACGGGAGTTGGAACGAGAAAGGGAGCAGTTTCGGGTGGCATCCCTGCACACACGGACTCGGTCCCTGGACTTCAGAGAAATCGGCCCTTTTCAGCTGGAGCCCAGCAGAGAGCCTCGCACCCACCTTGCTTATGCTTTGGATCTAGGCTCTTCCCCAGTTCCAAGCAGCACAGCTCCCAAGACCCCTTCACCTAGCTCAACTCAACCCATCAGAGTGTGGTCTGGGCCCCCAGCCGTTGGCCAGGAGCTCTTAACCCAGAGCAGCATGCCACAGCAACATGAGGGGCCCTCCTTAAACCCCTTTGATGAGGAAGACTTCTCCAGCCCTATGGAAGAGGGCACTACTAGTCCTCCTGCTGCAGGGGTTTCCTTAGACCCTTCAGCCCACATCCTGAAAGAGTACAATCCTTTCGAGGaagaggacgaggaggaggaggcagtggcAGGGAATCCATTCATTCAGCCAGACAACCCAGCTCCTAACTCCTTCAACGAGGAAGACGAACATCCCCAGCAGAGGCCCTCAAGCCCTCTGGTTCCTGGCAACCCCTTTGAGGAACCCACCTGTACCAACCCCTTTGAGATGGACAGTGACAGTGGGCCAGAGGCTGAGGAGCCCATAGAGGAAGAGCTCCTCCTGCAGCAGATCGATAACATCAAGGCATACATCTTTGATGCCAAGCAGTGCGGCCGCCTGGATGAGGTAGAGGTGCTGACAGAGAACCTGTGGGAGTTGAAGCACACCCTGGCCAAGCAGAAAGGGGGCACTGACTGA
- the RBSN gene encoding rabenosyn-5 isoform X2 codes for MWEPQELGAVRSHLSDFKKHRAARIDHYVVEVNKLIIRLEKLTAFDRTNTESAKIRAIEKSVVPWVNDQDVPFCPDCGNKFSIRNRRHHCRLCGSIMCKKCMELISLPLANKLTSASKESLSTHTSPSQSPNSVHGSRRGSISSMSSVSSVLDEKDDDRIRCCTHCKDTLLKREQQIDEKEHTPDIVKLYEKLRLCMEKVDQKAPEYIRMAASLNAGETTYSLEHASDLRVEVQKVYELIDALSKKILTLGLNQDPPPHPSNLRLQRMIRYSATLFVQEKLLGLMSLPTKEQFEELKKKRKEEMERKRAVERQAALESQRRLEERQSGLASRAANGEVASLRRGPAPLRKAEGWLPLSGGQGQSEDSDPLLQQIHNITSFIRQAKAAGRTDEVRTLQENLRQLQDEYDQQQTEKAIELSRRQAEEEDLQREQLQMLRERELEREREQFRVASLHTRTRSLDFREIGPFQLEPSREPRTHLAYALDLGSSPVPSSTAPKTPSPSSTQPIRVWSGPPAVGQELLTQSSMPQQHEGPSLNPFDEEDFSSPMEEGTTSPPAAGVSLDPSAHILKEYNPFEEEDEEEEAVAGNPFIQPDNPAPNSFNEEDEHPQQRPSSPLVPGNPFEEPTCTNPFEMDSDSGPEAEEPIEEELLLQQIDNIKAYIFDAKQCGRLDEVEVLTENLWELKHTLAKQKGGTD; via the exons ATGTGGGAACCCCAGGAGCTTG GTGCTGTGAGAAGCCATCTTTCCGACTTCAAAAAACACCGAGCTGCTAGAATTGACCACTATGTTGTGGAAGTCAATAAACTAATAATCAGGTTAGAGAAG CTCACTGCATTTGACAGAACAAATACTGAGTCTGCAAAGATTCGAG CAATAGAAAAGTCTGTGGTGCCTTGGGTCAATGACCAGGATGTCCCTTTCTGTCCAGACTGTGGGAATAAGTTCAGCATCCGGAACCGCCGCCACCACTGCCGCCTCTGCGGGTCTATTATGTGCAAGAAGTGTATGGAGCTCATCAGCCTTCCCTTGGCAA ACAAGCTCACCAGTGCCAGCAAGGAGTCCCTGAGCACCCACACCAGCCCCAGCCAGTCACCCAACAGTGTCCATGGCTCCCGCCGAGGCAGCATCAGCAGCATGAGCAGTGTTAGCTCAGTCCTGGATGAGAAGGACGATGACCGGATCCGCTGCTGTACACACTGCAAGGACACACTGCTCAAGAGAGAGCAGCAGATTGATGAGAAGGAGCACACACCCGACATCGTGAAGCTCTACGAG aAATTACGACTTTGCATGGAGAAAGTTGACCAGAAAGCTCCAGAATACATCAGGATGGCAGCATCATTAAA TGCTGGGGAGACAACCTACAGTCTGGAACATGCCAGTGACCTTCGAGTGGAAGTGCAGAAAGTGTATGAGCTGATAGATGCTTTAAG TAAGAAGATCTTAACCTTGGGCTTGAACCAggacccgccaccacatccaagcaatttgaggctgcagagaatgATCAGATACTCAGCTACACTTTTTGTGCAG GAAAAGTTGCTTGGTTTGATGTCACTGCCAACCAAAGAACAGTTTGaggaactgaaaaagaaaaggaaggaggaaatggaGAGGAAGAGGGCCGTGGAGAGACAA GCTGCCCTGGAGTCCCAGCGAAGGCTTGAGGAAAGGCAGAGTGGCCTGGCTTCTCGAGCGGCCAACGGGGAGGTGGCATCTCTCCGCAGGGGCCCTGCCCCCTTGAGAAAGGCTGAGGGCTGGCTCCCGCTGTCAGGAGGTCAGGGGCAGAGTGAGGACTCAGACCCGCTCCTCCAGCAGATCCACAACATCACATCATTCATCAGGCAGGCCAAGGCCGCAGGCCGCACGGATGAAGTACGCACCCTGCAGGAGAACCTGCGGCAGCTGCAGGACGAGTATGACCAGCAGCAGACAGAGAAGGCCATCGAGCTGTCCCGGaggcaggctgaggaggaggaccTGCAGCGGGAACAGCTGCAGATGTTGCGTGAACGGGAGTTGGAACGAGAAAGGGAGCAGTTTCGGGTGGCATCCCTGCACACACGGACTCGGTCCCTGGACTTCAGAGAAATCGGCCCTTTTCAGCTGGAGCCCAGCAGAGAGCCTCGCACCCACCTTGCTTATGCTTTGGATCTAGGCTCTTCCCCAGTTCCAAGCAGCACAGCTCCCAAGACCCCTTCACCTAGCTCAACTCAACCCATCAGAGTGTGGTCTGGGCCCCCAGCCGTTGGCCAGGAGCTCTTAACCCAGAGCAGCATGCCACAGCAACATGAGGGGCCCTCCTTAAACCCCTTTGATGAGGAAGACTTCTCCAGCCCTATGGAAGAGGGCACTACTAGTCCTCCTGCTGCAGGGGTTTCCTTAGACCCTTCAGCCCACATCCTGAAAGAGTACAATCCTTTCGAGGaagaggacgaggaggaggaggcagtggcAGGGAATCCATTCATTCAGCCAGACAACCCAGCTCCTAACTCCTTCAACGAGGAAGACGAACATCCCCAGCAGAGGCCCTCAAGCCCTCTGGTTCCTGGCAACCCCTTTGAGGAACCCACCTGTACCAACCCCTTTGAGATGGACAGTGACAGTGGGCCAGAGGCTGAGGAGCCCATAGAGGAAGAGCTCCTCCTGCAGCAGATCGATAACATCAAGGCATACATCTTTGATGCCAAGCAGTGCGGCCGCCTGGATGAGGTAGAGGTGCTGACAGAGAACCTGTGGGAGTTGAAGCACACCCTGGCCAAGCAGAAAGGGGGCACTGACTGA